The Thalassospira sp. TSL5-1 genome contains the following window.
CGGTATGTCTGTCGGGATTCCCCGCAATCTGGATGATATGTCGATTGAAAACCTTTTGGCTTATAAAACCGCCCTGCAAAGCGAAATTGACCGTGTCGAACAGACGCTTGTGGCGCGTGACGGTGTGCGAAAAGGGGCAGAGGCCCTGTTTCGGACCTGATGATTTAGCTGGCAATTCATGGGGTTGTCATAAATTTGACAAAATAAACCCTGGGTTCATTGAATGTTAATGCTGCCACCCTATATGTAAGATCAAGGGTTCAGTGTTGACCCCTTGTCGAACGTGATGTTTCGATGCCTCCCTGTTAAACTGGGCCGCCCGTAAAAGGGCGGCTCTTTTCTTTTTGGGGCCATACGCACTAATACGCACGGTCACATTTCCGTCACTTATCCGCTTGACCGCACAATAGACCAGCGTATAGATTCGCAAAAAATAAAACAGTCCGGCAAGTTTAGCAGGTAGAGGCAGAGGTCGTCCCATCGGGGCGGCCTCTTCGCTTTTTTGACATCAGACATGCTTGAACTATTATCTGGATAGTCCAATATGTTTTGAATGACATATGATCCGCCCT
Protein-coding sequences here:
- a CDS encoding DUF1192 domain-containing protein; protein product: MDQKEILASAAAGMSVGIPRNLDDMSIENLLAYKTALQSEIDRVEQTLVARDGVRKGAEALFRT